In the genome of Cetobacterium ceti, one region contains:
- a CDS encoding toxin-antitoxin system YwqK family antitoxin, which translates to MKKVKKEYYPGEKFLKEEIIWDDNSLHLKRYYFDGSLMSEFITNEEIPYGIEKEYFESAGGEVYRETVFENENLDGQVKVFFKSGRIEHNYKVKAQLINGEVKSYYENGVLSKESSWENGSKKGLEKAYDIEGNLIRKTIWDNIIKVEEEEYIYE; encoded by the coding sequence ATGAAAAAAGTTAAAAAGGAATATTATCCTGGAGAGAAATTTTTAAAAGAAGAAATCATTTGGGATGACAATAGTCTTCACTTAAAAAGATATTATTTTGATGGAAGTTTAATGAGTGAGTTTATAACCAATGAGGAAATTCCCTATGGAATAGAAAAGGAATATTTTGAAAGCGCGGGAGGAGAGGTTTACAGAGAGACTGTTTTTGAAAATGAAAATTTAGATGGCCAAGTAAAAGTTTTCTTTAAAAGTGGAAGAATCGAGCACAATTATAAAGTTAAGGCTCAGTTAATAAATGGAGAAGTAAAAAGTTATTATGAAAATGGAGTTTTATCTAAAGAATCATCATGGGAAAATGGAAGTAAAAAAGGACTTGAAAAAGCCTATGATATTGAAGGAAATTTAATTAGAAAAACAATTTGGGATAATATCATAAAGGTGGAAGAGGAAGAATATATTTATGAGTAA